TAATGAATATCTTGGGCTGCCTGGACCGGCCGACAAGCGGGTCGTATTTGCTCGATGGCCAAGAAGTATCGTCGCTGACTGACGATGAACTGGCGCTGACCCGGAATAAAAAGATTGGGTTTGTCTTTCAGAACTTCAACCTATTGCCGCGGATGTCGGCTATCGACAACGTAGCCTTGCCGCTTGTTTATGCCGGTGTCGGTGTTAAAGAACGACAGAAACGAGCAGCGGCGGCATTGGCTGCCGTTGGGCTGGAACACAGGATGAACCACTTACCGAATGAGTTGTCAGGTGGTCAGCGCCAGCGGGTTGCCATCGCGCGGGCGCTGGTAAACGAGCCGTCTATTATTATGGCCGACGAGCCTACCGGTGCCCTTGATACCAAGTCAGGCAATGAGGTAATGGAAATCTTTCAAAGCCTCAACTCCTGCGGACGGACGATTATCCTGGTAACCCACGAGCCCGATATTGCCGCCTACGCCAGAAGGGTGATCCACGTCCGGGACGGGCGCATCGTCCGGGATACAGAAAGGGATGATTGATGTGTTGTGGGAAAGCGTAAAGATCGCCTTAAATGCATTGGTCGCCAACAAATTGCGCTCGGTCCTTACCATGCTCGGCATTATCATCGGGGTAGGCGCGGTCATCGCCATGGTTTCCATCGGCCTGGGCGTGCGGGATAAGGTGCAAAACTCGATTGCCAGCCTCGGGAGCAATCTTATCATTGTTACTCCGGGGGCGGCTTCGTCTTCCGGTGTCCGGCAAGCGGCGGGGACGAATACTACGCTGACGCTGAAAGAT
Above is a genomic segment from Thermosinus carboxydivorans Nor1 containing:
- a CDS encoding ABC transporter ATP-binding protein, with protein sequence MGIELSDITKIYQMGDTPVAALAGVTLKIREGEFTAIMGPSGSGKSTLMNILGCLDRPTSGSYLLDGQEVSSLTDDELALTRNKKIGFVFQNFNLLPRMSAIDNVALPLVYAGVGVKERQKRAAAALAAVGLEHRMNHLPNELSGGQRQRVAIARALVNEPSIIMADEPTGALDTKSGNEVMEIFQSLNSCGRTIILVTHEPDIAAYARRVIHVRDGRIVRDTERDD